A window of the Barnesiella propionica genome harbors these coding sequences:
- a CDS encoding 7-carboxy-7-deazaguanine synthase QueE yields MKKINEIFYSLQGEGFHTGTPAVFVRFSGCNLSCAFCDTDNKNGTLLSNEAIIEQISRFPARIVILTGGEPSLFIDKEFIDQLHEAGFRVHIETNGTHTIPGNIDWITCSPKIDCQKEKNVPLLLQEADELKVVYRKQNLDILSNFRCKVRFLQPCSGKNIPETVSYILSHPEWRLSLQTHKILDIR; encoded by the coding sequence ATGAAAAAGATCAATGAAATTTTCTATAGTTTACAGGGAGAGGGATTCCATACCGGAACTCCGGCCGTATTCGTCCGTTTCTCCGGCTGTAACCTATCCTGTGCATTTTGCGATACCGATAATAAAAACGGAACTCTCCTGAGCAACGAAGCCATTATCGAACAAATATCGAGATTCCCGGCCCGCATCGTTATCCTTACCGGAGGAGAACCATCTCTTTTCATCGACAAGGAATTTATAGATCAATTGCACGAAGCGGGGTTCAGGGTCCATATAGAAACGAATGGCACACATACCATACCCGGTAATATAGACTGGATTACTTGTTCTCCGAAAATAGACTGCCAAAAAGAAAAAAATGTTCCCCTTTTATTACAAGAAGCTGACGAATTAAAAGTCGTATACCGGAAACAAAATCTCGACATACTGAGTAATTTCCGTTGCAAAGTACGCTTTTTACAACCTTGCTCCGGTAAAAATATTCCCGAAACTGTAAGCTATATCTTGTCCCATCCCGAATGGAGACTCAGCCTTCAGACGCATAAGATATTAGATATAAGATAA
- a CDS encoding AraC family transcriptional regulator, with product MEDSIHRYLVANEQDLLWGLTINTVGQQLCLKGESYPPRDHPTHYLFSIDRGRTLNEYQLLYITQGGGTFISDSIKKTEVKAGNMFLLFPGEWHNYWPDPKTGWEEYWIGFKGENIDNRIKNDFFNKQKPVFYVGILDEMVQLYKQGISAAKEQKAGYQQILAGIVNHLLGMVYSIDKNQGFDNLKVKDCVNKAKIIFMDNFKKEIKLEDVAARVNMSYSRFRYLFKEYTGFTPAQYIQELRVMHSKELLTNTVMNIKEIAFDCGFETCQYFCTVFKKKVGSTPIEYREFTQGRNI from the coding sequence ATGGAAGACTCTATACACCGTTATCTGGTTGCTAATGAACAGGACCTTCTTTGGGGACTGACAATAAATACGGTAGGACAGCAATTGTGCTTGAAAGGGGAGAGCTATCCTCCCCGGGATCATCCCACTCATTATTTGTTCTCGATAGATCGTGGGCGTACATTGAATGAATACCAGTTATTATATATTACTCAAGGGGGAGGGACTTTTATTTCGGATTCAATAAAAAAGACCGAAGTAAAGGCGGGCAATATGTTTTTGCTTTTTCCCGGAGAATGGCATAATTATTGGCCTGATCCCAAGACCGGCTGGGAAGAATATTGGATCGGTTTTAAAGGTGAAAATATAGATAACCGTATAAAAAATGATTTTTTTAATAAACAAAAACCCGTTTTTTATGTAGGTATTCTGGATGAAATGGTTCAGCTTTATAAACAAGGCATATCGGCTGCTAAGGAACAGAAGGCCGGATACCAGCAGATATTGGCTGGTATAGTGAACCATTTGTTGGGAATGGTATATTCTATCGACAAGAACCAGGGCTTTGACAATCTGAAAGTAAAAGATTGTGTCAATAAGGCAAAGATTATATTTATGGATAATTTTAAAAAAGAAATAAAATTGGAGGATGTGGCAGCGAGAGTCAATATGAGTTATTCCCGTTTCCGTTATCTTTTTAAAGAATATACAGGATTTACTCCGGCTCAATATATACAAGAGCTGCGCGTTATGCATAGTAAAGAACTATTAACCAATACTGTTATGAATATAAAGGAAATAGCGTTTGATTGCGGGTTTGAGACATGCCAGTATTTTTGTACGGTATTCAAGAAAAAAGTAGGTTCTACTCCGATAGAATATAGAGAATTCACACAAGGGCGAAATATATAA
- a CDS encoding AraC family transcriptional regulator, translated as MENSMHWYLIANDQDLFWGLTINTIGKQICLKGDSYPPPDHPVHYMFSTERGRILNEYQLLYLTRGNGVFESTSFKKTKLKAGNAFLLFPGEWHNYSPDPETGWEVYWIGFKGKNIDNRVKSGFFLREKPVFYVGILEEIVQLYNQGISVAKEQKTGYQQILAGIANHLLGLFYSMDKNLAFDHLKVEDCIGKAKILFMEDFKGGIKLEEIAARVNMSYSRFRYLFREYTGFTPVQYIQELRIMHSKELLANTMMNIKEIALDCGFETSQYFCTVFRKKIGSTPAEYREFVQGKNMHLI; from the coding sequence ATGGAAAATTCAATGCATTGGTATCTGATTGCTAATGATCAGGATTTATTTTGGGGATTAACCATTAATACAATAGGCAAACAAATATGTTTGAAAGGCGATAGTTATCCCCCTCCCGATCATCCTGTACACTATATGTTCTCTACAGAAAGAGGACGCATTCTTAACGAATATCAGTTACTCTATTTGACACGGGGAAACGGCGTATTCGAATCGACATCTTTTAAGAAAACAAAACTAAAGGCCGGCAATGCCTTTTTACTTTTTCCCGGAGAATGGCATAATTACAGTCCCGATCCGGAAACCGGATGGGAAGTATATTGGATCGGTTTTAAAGGCAAAAACATAGATAACCGTGTGAAGAGCGGATTTTTTCTAAGAGAAAAACCTGTTTTTTATGTAGGTATTCTGGAGGAGATCGTGCAGCTTTATAACCAGGGAATATCAGTGGCAAAGGAGCAGAAAACAGGATATCAGCAAATACTGGCAGGCATTGCAAATCATTTATTGGGGCTATTTTATTCTATGGATAAGAATCTGGCTTTTGATCATTTAAAAGTGGAAGATTGTATCGGCAAGGCTAAGATTTTGTTCATGGAAGATTTTAAAGGAGGAATAAAATTAGAAGAAATAGCTGCCCGGGTTAATATGAGTTATTCCCGTTTCCGTTATCTTTTCAGGGAATATACGGGTTTTACTCCGGTGCAGTATATTCAGGAATTGCGCATTATGCATAGTAAAGAGCTGTTGGCAAACACGATGATGAATATAAAAGAAATAGCGTTGGACTGCGGATTTGAAACGAGCCAGTATTTTTGTACGGTATTCAGGAAAAAAATAGGTTCGACTCCGGCCGAATATCGTGAATTTGTTCAAGGGAAAAATATGCATTTAATATAA
- a CDS encoding sialate O-acetylesterase, protein MKIKIAFLVGMLFLSTTVSAEIKLPSILADGMVLQQQTDVKLWGKANAGSKVKVRVSWDDKTYDTRSDKEGNWMVRVGTPAAGGPYEITISDGKKLTLKNILIGEVWLCAGQSNMEIPVRGYPFQPVLNSNNIIAKANPRVPIRMYTTDSDESGEWVFQFSREPQTDCIGRWMDNSPENVANISAVAYMYARYLQEALDIPVGILVSTLGGTQIESWMSKEAFSAFPDIDLDIPDFDKITRPYGQPCVLYNSKLAPLTNFTIKGLIWYQGESNRHDPEKYGQLMPVFVKDLRNKWGLGELPFYYVQIAPYKYSGPDVAESAYLREVQLQNMSKIPNSGMVTTLDVGEMNGIHPSNKEAVGERLAYWALAKTYGKKGFEYSAPVYSSMEIKNGKIYLSFDNLGYGGLIPAKTQLESFEIAGEDKIFHEAKAVFVPEVNQVVVWNESVPVPVAVRYAFKNYAKASLFTVSGLPVSSFRTDNW, encoded by the coding sequence ATGAAAATAAAAATAGCATTTCTTGTTGGCATGTTATTTCTGTCAACGACTGTCAGTGCCGAAATTAAGTTACCGTCGATTCTGGCTGACGGGATGGTACTGCAACAGCAAACCGATGTAAAATTGTGGGGAAAGGCAAATGCCGGATCTAAGGTAAAAGTAAGAGTTTCGTGGGATGATAAAACCTATGATACCCGAAGTGATAAGGAAGGTAACTGGATGGTTCGGGTGGGAACTCCGGCGGCAGGCGGCCCGTATGAAATTACGATCAGCGATGGTAAAAAATTGACTTTAAAGAATATTCTGATCGGGGAAGTATGGTTGTGTGCCGGGCAGTCGAATATGGAAATTCCGGTGAGGGGGTATCCTTTTCAGCCCGTGCTGAACTCGAATAATATTATAGCAAAAGCGAATCCTCGGGTCCCGATAAGGATGTACACGACCGATTCGGACGAAAGCGGAGAATGGGTATTTCAGTTCAGCCGTGAACCTCAGACCGATTGCATAGGCCGATGGATGGACAATTCTCCTGAAAACGTAGCGAATATCAGTGCCGTTGCATATATGTATGCCCGCTATTTACAGGAAGCACTGGACATTCCGGTTGGGATTCTTGTTTCTACTTTGGGCGGTACACAGATTGAGTCGTGGATGAGTAAAGAAGCGTTTTCTGCTTTTCCCGATATAGATCTTGACATCCCGGATTTTGATAAAATTACCAGGCCTTACGGCCAGCCTTGTGTATTGTATAATTCTAAGTTGGCGCCATTAACCAATTTTACGATAAAGGGTTTGATCTGGTATCAGGGAGAGAGCAACAGGCATGATCCGGAAAAATATGGACAACTGATGCCGGTTTTTGTAAAGGATCTACGGAATAAATGGGGGCTGGGGGAACTTCCGTTTTATTATGTACAGATTGCTCCCTATAAATATTCCGGTCCTGATGTGGCGGAGTCGGCATATTTGCGTGAAGTACAGTTACAAAATATGAGTAAGATTCCGAATTCCGGTATGGTAACAACTTTAGATGTAGGAGAAATGAACGGAATACATCCGTCTAATAAAGAAGCCGTAGGAGAGCGTTTGGCATATTGGGCTTTGGCAAAAACATACGGAAAGAAAGGTTTTGAATATTCCGCACCGGTTTACAGTTCTATGGAAATAAAGAATGGAAAAATTTATTTAAGTTTTGATAATCTGGGATATGGAGGTTTGATCCCGGCAAAAACTCAGTTGGAAAGTTTTGAGATTGCCGGAGAAGATAAGATATTTCATGAAGCCAAGGCTGTTTTTGTTCCGGAGGTTAACCAGGTAGTTGTATGGAATGAGAGCGTACCGGTTCCTGTAGCAGTGCGGTATGCATTTAAAAATTATGCAAAGGCTTCGTTATTTACTGTTTCCGGACTTCCCGTTTCTTCCTTCAGAACTGATAACTGGTGA
- a CDS encoding GNAT family N-acetyltransferase produces the protein MEYIIEHHPERKRFETTCDGYTAYIEYVEVRKGLDLVHTIVPPPIGGRGVAAALVKYVLEYAEAHNLFIVPSCSYVDAYIRKHPEYDSLVL, from the coding sequence ATGGAATATATAATAGAACATCATCCCGAAAGAAAACGTTTTGAAACGACATGCGATGGTTATACCGCATATATAGAATATGTGGAAGTCAGAAAAGGACTGGACCTTGTTCATACGATAGTACCGCCTCCGATAGGAGGAAGAGGAGTTGCTGCGGCTTTGGTGAAATATGTTTTGGAATATGCAGAAGCACATAACCTGTTTATCGTACCGAGCTGCTCTTATGTCGATGCTTATATCCGGAAGCATCCCGAATATGATTCATTGGTTCTTTAA
- a CDS encoding MATE family efflux transporter codes for MNIDIYKSHYKQLLYLGIPIMLGQLGIIVLGFADTMMIGHHTTEELAAASFTNNIFTLAIIFGTGFSYGLTPVIGELFGRNNTGGIGRVLRNSLFANSLIAIALTIIMGTLYFYIDRLGQPTELLPFIRPYYIVLLISLIFVMLFNSFKQFADGITDTRTSMWILIGGNILNIIGNYILIYGKLGFPELGLLGAGLSTLFSRIVMLAVFIFLFFFSARYHPYFEGFKQSKLNRPDFKRLNALGWPVGLQMGMETASFSLSAIMIGWLGSMELAAHQIVVTVSTIGYMIYYGMGAAIAIRVSNFKGQKDMKNVRRTANAGFHIITTLAIIASLLFYSLRNTMGGWFTDNIEVNKLVTMLVPLLIAYQLGDGMQITFANALRGISDVKPMMVIAFIAYFIIALPVGYLCGFVFGWGLSGVWMAFPFGLFSAGILLYMRFKKKTQKIIL; via the coding sequence ATGAATATTGATATCTACAAATCTCACTATAAGCAGTTACTATACCTGGGAATTCCCATCATGCTAGGACAACTGGGTATTATCGTCCTGGGATTTGCCGATACTATGATGATAGGACATCATACGACAGAAGAACTGGCAGCCGCGTCTTTTACCAATAACATTTTTACTCTGGCCATCATATTCGGTACCGGCTTTTCGTATGGTCTTACTCCGGTCATCGGAGAACTTTTCGGTCGAAATAATACGGGCGGAATAGGAAGAGTGCTGCGAAACAGTCTTTTCGCCAACAGCCTAATTGCCATTGCACTCACGATTATCATGGGTACATTATATTTCTACATCGACCGCCTGGGACAGCCGACAGAACTACTCCCTTTCATACGCCCCTACTACATTGTCTTATTGATTTCGCTGATTTTCGTGATGTTATTCAATTCGTTCAAACAATTCGCAGACGGCATCACAGATACGCGCACTTCCATGTGGATACTTATCGGAGGCAATATTCTTAATATCATAGGAAATTACATATTGATATACGGCAAATTAGGCTTTCCTGAACTCGGATTATTAGGAGCCGGATTAAGCACTCTCTTTTCCCGAATCGTCATGCTGGCTGTCTTCATATTTCTTTTTTTCTTTTCAGCCCGTTATCATCCTTATTTCGAAGGATTCAAACAATCAAAACTGAATCGTCCAGACTTTAAACGTCTCAATGCATTAGGCTGGCCGGTAGGATTACAAATGGGTATGGAGACCGCATCATTCTCTCTGAGTGCCATTATGATAGGATGGCTGGGAAGTATGGAACTAGCCGCTCACCAAATCGTCGTGACTGTATCTACCATAGGTTATATGATATATTATGGTATGGGGGCAGCCATCGCCATACGCGTCAGCAACTTCAAGGGACAGAAAGATATGAAAAATGTAAGGCGAACGGCCAATGCGGGTTTTCATATTATTACGACCCTCGCCATAATAGCCAGTCTGTTATTTTACTCCCTAAGGAATACTATGGGAGGATGGTTTACCGATAATATAGAGGTAAACAAATTAGTAACCATGTTAGTTCCGCTCCTGATCGCATACCAACTGGGAGACGGCATGCAGATTACATTTGCCAACGCTCTGAGAGGGATATCCGATGTAAAACCCATGATGGTAATTGCTTTCATCGCATATTTTATCATAGCTTTACCTGTGGGATATCTATGCGGATTCGTGTTCGGCTGGGGTTTAAGCGGTGTATGGATGGCTTTTCCTTTCGGACTGTTCAGTGCCGGAATACTTCTCTATATGCGTTTTAAGAAAAAAACTCAAAAAATCATTTTGTAA
- the queD gene encoding 6-carboxytetrahydropterin synthase QueD, which produces MYYIIKKFEISASHSLKLSYQSKCEQLHGHNWIIEVHARSEKLNRDGMVIDFGHVKEKIQSQLDHRNLNDIFPDMNTTAENLAKWICDQIPECYKVMIQESESNVAWYEKDQ; this is translated from the coding sequence ATGTATTATATCATAAAAAAATTCGAAATATCGGCCTCACACAGTTTAAAACTATCCTATCAAAGTAAATGTGAACAACTTCACGGTCATAACTGGATTATCGAAGTTCATGCACGGTCAGAAAAACTGAACCGTGACGGAATGGTTATCGACTTCGGGCATGTAAAAGAAAAAATCCAATCGCAACTAGACCATCGTAATCTCAACGATATTTTCCCCGATATGAACACAACCGCAGAAAATCTGGCAAAATGGATATGCGACCAGATACCCGAGTGTTATAAAGTCATGATACAAGAAAGCGAAAGCAACGTTGCCTGGTATGAAAAAGATCAATGA
- a CDS encoding AlbA family DNA-binding domain-containing protein, protein MKAKTDSDFIYQLISEGEHLQQDFKFEISDVYKIAKSLSAFANTSGGRLLIGVKDNGKIAGVRSEEEIYMIEAAATLYCKPEVPLSMQTFTVEGRTVLIAHIPEGTHKPYCAKDENGKQWAYIRIADENILASPVHLKIWKQTGSPQGALLRYSEQEEILLHYLQEHEYITLNRYCKLARISKIKAETTLARFIRFKLIEIVFENRKFQFRLLPDVPLL, encoded by the coding sequence ATGAAAGCGAAAACAGATTCAGACTTTATATATCAACTAATTTCCGAAGGAGAACATCTGCAACAAGATTTCAAATTCGAAATATCGGACGTATATAAAATAGCCAAATCTTTGTCGGCATTCGCAAATACCTCGGGAGGACGATTACTGATAGGAGTAAAAGACAACGGTAAAATAGCCGGTGTACGTTCCGAAGAAGAAATTTATATGATAGAAGCTGCCGCTACCCTATATTGCAAACCTGAAGTTCCCCTTTCCATGCAGACATTCACAGTAGAAGGACGCACTGTATTGATAGCCCACATACCCGAAGGAACTCACAAGCCTTATTGTGCAAAAGATGAAAACGGGAAACAATGGGCATACATACGTATTGCCGATGAAAATATCCTGGCGTCACCGGTACATCTCAAAATATGGAAACAGACAGGCAGTCCCCAGGGGGCTCTATTGCGATATAGCGAACAAGAAGAGATACTTCTTCATTATCTGCAGGAACATGAGTACATAACTTTAAACCGATATTGCAAGCTGGCCCGTATTTCTAAAATAAAAGCAGAAACAACTCTGGCGAGATTTATACGTTTCAAACTGATAGAAATTGTTTTTGAAAATCGTAAATTCCAGTTCCGTTTATTACCCGATGTTCCGCTTCTATAA
- a CDS encoding C1 family peptidase, giving the protein MKLSALVLIFCIAAGYCPGIYAQGGITPGMMNEIRKGYEGTSADKALRNALGGTDINTIAFNQENRAAFDTHFTYKVPSNGITDQKSSGRCWLFTGLNILRAQVMEFQGIPKLEFSQNYCFFYDQLEKANLFLQGIIDTKDRPMDDKVVEWLFLHPISDGGQFTGISDIIGKYGVVPKGVMPETSSSESTRTMSYLISLKLREQGLALRSMKNASAEKLQKEKTAMLAVIYRMLALTLGEPVQQFTWKKTDAQDNVLEVKEYTPLSFYNEYVGNDLANGYVMFMNDPSREYYKLYSIDYDRHTYDGRNWTYINLPVDEIKKMAIESLKNHVMMYFSCDVAKFLDKKNGTLDINNYDYESLMGTAFGMNKEQRIISFASGSSHAMTLMAVDLDNNNKPVKWMVENSWGASSGYKGHLIMTDKWFDEYMFRLVVEKRFVPEKILKILKDDPVLLPAWDPMFAEEE; this is encoded by the coding sequence ATGAAATTATCTGCGTTAGTTTTAATATTTTGTATAGCGGCTGGTTATTGTCCGGGAATATATGCCCAGGGCGGGATTACTCCCGGTATGATGAATGAGATCAGGAAAGGTTATGAAGGCACTTCTGCCGATAAAGCGTTACGTAATGCTTTGGGGGGAACTGACATCAATACGATAGCTTTTAATCAGGAAAATCGTGCAGCATTTGACACGCATTTTACTTATAAAGTGCCGTCTAATGGCATTACCGATCAGAAATCGTCGGGACGTTGCTGGTTATTTACCGGATTAAATATTTTGAGGGCCCAGGTCATGGAATTTCAGGGTATACCTAAACTCGAGTTTTCTCAGAACTACTGTTTCTTTTACGATCAACTTGAAAAGGCTAATCTTTTTTTACAGGGTATCATAGATACGAAAGACAGACCTATGGACGATAAAGTGGTGGAATGGCTTTTCCTGCACCCTATTAGTGATGGAGGTCAGTTTACGGGAATAAGCGATATCATAGGAAAGTACGGGGTCGTGCCAAAAGGAGTTATGCCTGAGACCAGCAGCAGTGAATCTACCCGTACCATGTCTTATTTGATTTCTCTGAAACTAAGAGAGCAGGGGCTGGCATTAAGAAGCATGAAGAATGCCAGTGCCGAAAAATTACAAAAAGAAAAAACGGCAATGCTCGCGGTTATTTACCGGATGCTGGCTTTGACATTGGGTGAGCCTGTGCAACAATTTACCTGGAAGAAAACCGATGCTCAGGATAATGTGCTGGAAGTGAAAGAATATACGCCGCTTTCTTTTTATAATGAATATGTCGGCAATGATCTGGCGAACGGGTATGTAATGTTTATGAACGACCCCAGCCGGGAATATTATAAATTGTATTCTATCGATTATGACCGGCATACCTATGATGGCCGGAATTGGACCTATATTAATTTACCTGTAGACGAAATCAAGAAGATGGCGATAGAATCGCTGAAGAATCATGTGATGATGTACTTTAGTTGCGATGTCGCTAAATTTTTGGATAAAAAGAATGGAACTTTGGATATTAATAATTACGATTATGAATCGTTGATGGGCACTGCTTTCGGCATGAATAAGGAACAAAGAATCATTTCATTTGCGAGTGGTTCCTCACATGCCATGACCCTTATGGCGGTTGATCTTGATAATAATAACAAACCCGTGAAATGGATGGTGGAGAATAGCTGGGGTGCTTCCAGCGGTTATAAAGGACATTTGATTATGACAGATAAATGGTTCGATGAATATATGTTCCGTTTGGTTGTGGAGAAACGTTTTGTACCGGAAAAAATATTGAAGATACTGAAAGATGATCCCGTTTTATTGCCGGCTTGGGATCCTATGTTTGCCGAAGAGGAATAA